The following proteins are encoded in a genomic region of bacterium Unc6:
- a CDS encoding co-chaperone GroES, with protein sequence MNLKPLRDKVIIKVLESEDKSKGGIFLPDTAKEKPQEGKVIAVGSGKVLSDGKVVALDVRPGNKILFGKYSGSEVKIDNEEYLIMDADDILAVLK encoded by the coding sequence ATGAATTTAAAACCTTTAAGGGATAAAGTGATTATAAAAGTGTTAGAGTCTGAGGATAAATCAAAAGGCGGAATCTTTCTTCCTGACACTGCAAAAGAAAAACCTCAGGAAGGAAAAGTAATTGCGGTTGGAAGTGGAAAGGTGCTCTCAGACGGAAAAGTAGTTGCACTAGATGTAAGACCTGGCAATAAGATACTGTTCGGAAAATACAGCGGAAGTGAGGTAAAAATAGATAACGAAGAATATCTTATTATGGACGCTGATGATATTCTTGCTGTTTTAAAATAA